One segment of Proteus appendicitidis DNA contains the following:
- a CDS encoding helix-turn-helix transcriptional regulator has product MKLSEKIKAIRLAEGLNQTQLCNMIDLSISTLGKYETGVYEPSGLNLLKITEHPRFEKYSLWLMTGKTAPEVGQIAPTLAHSGQEKETLPHSEKKIG; this is encoded by the coding sequence ATGAAATTGAGCGAAAAGATAAAAGCTATTCGGCTCGCTGAAGGACTTAATCAAACACAGCTTTGTAACATGATAGACCTATCAATAAGTACATTAGGTAAATATGAAACAGGAGTGTATGAACCAAGTGGGCTTAATCTTTTGAAAATAACGGAGCACCCTAGATTTGAGAAATATAGCCTTTGGCTAATGACAGGAAAGACAGCCCCTGAAGTTGGTCAAATTGCGCCGACTCTCGCACACAGTGGGCAAGAGAAAGAAACATTACCCCACTCAGAAAAGAAAATTGGTTAG
- a CDS encoding Cox family DNA-binding protein, protein MNKEAINVKFPVNAVPLAKFAELIGKGYEATRSMAKAGKLPIIEFRDPMKPDARAGELWVSITEFNRGMDDAYSNLPKEQRDAWRLWVGL, encoded by the coding sequence ATGAACAAAGAAGCGATCAATGTGAAATTCCCTGTAAATGCGGTGCCACTCGCAAAGTTTGCGGAATTAATAGGGAAAGGTTACGAAGCCACTAGATCAATGGCTAAAGCGGGTAAGTTACCCATTATTGAATTTCGTGATCCTATGAAGCCAGATGCTAGAGCTGGTGAATTATGGGTGAGTATCACGGAATTTAATCGTGGAATGGATGATGCATATTCCAATTTACCAAAAGAACAACGTGACGCATGGCGTCTATGGGTTGGGCTATAA
- a CDS encoding DUF5347 family protein, with the protein MNAAELIQAREKLQGNDDFYQPKVVRHYRNDGLSFDERVSGMNKTAEVRADLLSKLNKNSDDIQVSEFLDYLKNENSRIYQMIYYLAEIEKEKNGIDYLLLKRKDKIKIINALHQIKVLSALIPNKLAMPI; encoded by the coding sequence ATGAATGCCGCGGAGCTTATTCAAGCAAGAGAGAAACTACAAGGTAATGATGATTTTTATCAGCCTAAAGTTGTAAGGCACTATCGTAATGATGGTCTTTCATTTGATGAGCGCGTCAGTGGTATGAATAAAACAGCAGAAGTTAGGGCTGATTTATTAAGTAAGTTAAATAAAAATAGTGATGATATTCAGGTTAGTGAGTTTCTTGATTATTTAAAGAATGAAAATAGCCGTATATATCAGATGATTTATTACCTTGCTGAGATAGAAAAAGAAAAGAACGGAATAGATTATTTATTATTAAAGAGGAAAGACAAAATAAAAATCATTAATGCACTTCATCAAATAAAAGTATTAAGCGCATTAATTCCGAATAAATTAGCAATGCCTATTTAA
- a CDS encoding DUF2732 family protein, whose amino-acid sequence MSKESDVTDLINAVREDERKSRAVFYAIRLHSLISKITSEQMERPEIVQLVEGEIENIEHQAQEWNYV is encoded by the coding sequence ATGTCTAAAGAAAGTGATGTAACCGATTTAATTAATGCCGTTCGAGAAGATGAAAGAAAATCTCGGGCGGTTTTTTATGCGATCCGTTTGCATTCATTGATATCAAAAATAACAAGCGAACAAATGGAACGCCCTGAAATAGTTCAGTTAGTGGAAGGGGAAATTGAGAATATCGAACATCAAGCACAGGAATGGAATTATGTCTAA
- a CDS encoding TraR/DksA C4-type zinc finger protein, translating to MSKEMDLACEQSQLLLDKQIKAVTGRCVGVSAFECEDCGREIPEKRRIAVMGCIRCADCQTVHELKSKHYRSV from the coding sequence ATGTCTAAAGAAATGGATTTAGCCTGCGAGCAATCACAGTTATTGCTTGATAAACAAATAAAAGCAGTAACGGGGCGTTGCGTCGGTGTATCAGCGTTTGAATGTGAAGATTGTGGTCGTGAAATACCCGAAAAGCGTCGTATTGCAGTAATGGGATGCATCCGCTGTGCTGATTGCCAGACAGTACATGAACTGAAATCTAAGCATTATCGGAGTGTTTAA
- a CDS encoding DUF3850 domain-containing protein, which translates to MQRYTHELKINPQYFNQVRIGAKKAEFRRADRDFQVGDILVLREFNSIPPREFRHPLHYGEYTGNVIRAVITDITSVNPIYPELGDKPQFVMLSFSIIEDDE; encoded by the coding sequence ATGCAACGATATACGCATGAATTAAAAATAAACCCTCAATATTTTAATCAAGTACGTATTGGTGCGAAAAAAGCAGAATTTCGTCGGGCTGATAGAGATTTTCAGGTCGGAGATATTTTGGTTTTACGTGAATTTAATTCTATTCCACCAAGAGAATTTCGTCACCCTCTTCATTATGGTGAATATACGGGGAATGTTATTAGAGCGGTTATTACTGATATCACCAGTGTCAATCCTATTTATCCAGAGTTAGGTGATAAACCTCAATTTGTAATGCTTTCATTTTCTATTATTGAGGATGATGAGTAA
- a CDS encoding DNA adenine methylase — translation MANKTILKWAGSKARIMDKLIPHLPKAKRLVEPFAGSCAVMMNTEYNEYLIADANQDLISLYRNVVEHTEIMARKEFYAWEESNHKNDYISIRKLFNSIKVLDKSECDKYIQSARFLYLNRHCFNGLCRYNNSGEFNVPFGTYGRVYFPEEEVRQFAEKATNAIIACLEWQDTLSLVDFGDGVYCDPPYMGDEKCFTKYHHTDFTHAHQIELAQALKALNQSQGNPITVSNSIHAKELYADLGFLIHEIDAPRSISANGNRQSAKEIIAVLPEVC, via the coding sequence ATGGCTAATAAAACCATTCTGAAATGGGCAGGCTCAAAAGCCCGCATTATGGATAAATTAATCCCACATTTGCCAAAAGCAAAGCGCTTAGTTGAGCCGTTTGCAGGCTCTTGCGCGGTTATGATGAATACGGAATATAACGAATATTTAATTGCTGATGCCAATCAGGATTTAATTAGTTTATATCGTAATGTCGTAGAACATACTGAAATTATGGCACGTAAAGAGTTCTATGCGTGGGAAGAAAGCAATCATAAAAATGATTACATTTCTATTAGAAAGTTATTTAATTCAATTAAGGTATTAGATAAAAGCGAGTGTGATAAATATATACAATCTGCTCGATTTCTATATTTAAATCGTCATTGCTTTAATGGTTTATGTCGATATAACAATTCAGGTGAATTTAACGTGCCATTTGGAACATATGGACGCGTTTATTTTCCAGAGGAGGAAGTCAGGCAATTTGCTGAAAAAGCCACTAATGCCATTATCGCTTGTTTAGAATGGCAAGATACTTTATCACTCGTTGACTTTGGGGATGGTGTTTATTGTGATCCTCCATATATGGGTGATGAGAAATGTTTTACTAAATATCATCACACTGATTTTACTCACGCTCATCAAATTGAATTAGCTCAAGCGTTAAAAGCATTAAATCAATCACAAGGTAACCCGATTACCGTCTCTAATTCCATTCACGCCAAAGAGCTGTATGCCGATCTTGGTTTTCTTATTCACGAGATTGATGCGCCTCGTTCTATTTCTGCAAATGGAAACCGCCAATCAGCCAAAGAAATTATTGCTGTTTTGCCGGAGGTGTGCTGA
- a CDS encoding DUF5405 family protein — MEQGYVDIQDPKNGVHITGTRFAIVYWKKQFGLIEVTVIDGRVRREVIAWYDSAVNVTAGVVGAHVSRVICAEIKSISELIEIMTHVAKLCETAIEIIDPKRLGGVL, encoded by the coding sequence ATGGAACAGGGCTATGTTGATATTCAAGATCCAAAAAATGGGGTGCATATCACTGGCACTCGTTTTGCTATCGTTTATTGGAAAAAACAATTCGGATTAATTGAAGTCACTGTTATTGATGGTCGTGTGCGCCGTGAAGTGATTGCGTGGTATGACTCTGCGGTCAATGTAACTGCTGGCGTTGTTGGTGCGCATGTGAGTCGTGTTATTTGTGCGGAAATTAAGTCTATCTCTGAATTGATAGAGATAATGACTCACGTTGCTAAACTGTGCGAAACAGCCATTGAAATTATTGATCCGAAGCGTTTAGGCGGTGTGCTGTAA